One stretch of Aquimarina sp. Aq107 DNA includes these proteins:
- a CDS encoding DUF2061 domain-containing protein codes for MIVDQMILDKVATKKTSYETDRTSEKPLRSIAKAISWRVVGTLDTLIVSYVLTGEIALATSIASIDFVTKMILYFFHERIWNRIKWGR; via the coding sequence ATGATTGTAGATCAAATGATATTAGATAAAGTAGCTACGAAGAAAACATCGTATGAGACTGATAGGACTTCGGAGAAACCGTTACGAAGTATCGCCAAGGCTATAAGTTGGAGAGTAGTTGGCACGTTGGACACATTAATCGTTTCTTATGTGTTAACTGGCGAAATAGCATTGGCTACATCTATCGCATCAATTGATTTTGTAACAAAAATGATCCTTTACTTTTTTCACGAAAGAATTTGGAACCGTATTAAATGGGGAAGATAA